The following proteins come from a genomic window of Burkholderia stabilis:
- a CDS encoding GNAT family N-acetyltransferase has protein sequence MNFPKQRDDVRLIDCSEADHAAAILEILNDAIVNSTALYDYRPRPPEAMVTWFATKRAGGFPVVGAVDASGTLLGFASWGTFRAFPAFKYTVEHSVYVHPDHRGRGLGELLLRELVRRAREAGVHVLVGCIDATNGGSVALHTRLGFVHSGTITEAGFKFGRWLDAAFYQLTLETPAHPVDG, from the coding sequence ATGAATTTCCCGAAACAGCGCGACGACGTGCGCCTGATCGATTGCAGCGAGGCCGATCATGCAGCGGCCATCCTCGAGATTCTGAACGACGCGATCGTGAACTCGACCGCGCTGTACGACTACCGGCCGCGGCCGCCTGAAGCAATGGTCACGTGGTTCGCGACGAAGCGCGCGGGCGGCTTTCCGGTCGTCGGCGCGGTGGACGCATCGGGCACGCTGCTCGGCTTCGCGAGCTGGGGCACGTTCCGCGCGTTCCCGGCATTCAAGTACACGGTGGAACACAGTGTCTACGTGCATCCCGACCATCGCGGCCGCGGGCTCGGCGAATTGCTGCTGCGCGAACTGGTCCGGCGTGCGCGGGAAGCCGGCGTACACGTGCTGGTCGGCTGCATCGATGCGACCAACGGCGGAAGCGTCGCGCTGCATACGCGGCTCGGGTTCGTGCATTCGGGCACGATCACGGAGGCAGGATTCAAGTTCGGCCGCTGGCTCGATGCGGCGTTTTATCAGCTGACACTCGAGACACCGGCACATCCCGTGGATGGTTGA
- a CDS encoding cold-shock protein, protein MDTGTVKWFNDSKGFGFITPDAGGDDLFAHFSEIRGDGFKTLAEGQKVSYETKSGPKGLQASNITAL, encoded by the coding sequence ATGGATACCGGTACCGTCAAGTGGTTCAACGATAGCAAGGGCTTCGGCTTCATTACGCCCGACGCCGGCGGCGACGATCTGTTCGCGCATTTCTCGGAAATCCGCGGCGATGGCTTCAAGACCCTCGCCGAAGGCCAGAAAGTCAGCTACGAGACGAAGAGCGGGCCCAAAGGCCTGCAAGCGTCGAACATCACGGCCC